The region GACTTAAAATCGTATTTTTCTAAAGAAAACATTATTAGCGAAAAGACTTTTGAGAATGTCGAAAGTCTTCACATGTCTATTAGGAGTGGTTCCGAAGAAAACTTGTATCATTTGCATCTAGAGGTTCATGAGGATGAAAGTGAAAAAGCAATGAATCTTTTACATGATTGGCTGAAGAAAAACAAGGGTGTTCAAATACAAAAAACTCCATGCATAGAAAAATAGCGTCCTGTGGAACGCTTTTCTGTACGATTTTCGGTTACACTACATATGAGGTGGTGTAAATGGATGAGGTACAAAAAATCGAGCAGCTAATTGAAGAATTACGTACTCGATTACATAGACAAGCGAAAGGGAAATGTCTTACTGATCCTGACGTAGTGAAAGCGAGTCAAGATCTTAATAAGATGTTAAATGAATATGAGCGATTATTATCAAAAAAATGTAAGTTAGAGTCATAAAAGGCTCTTTCTTTTTTTTAGTTAAATTAATGCTACGTGTAGTGTCTATTGAATCGTCTTTATACTGCTGTTTAAAGAAGCAATACTATTTGAAAGTTGAATGATATTAGCGAAATTGGCAATTGGGTTAGCGGCCTGTTGCTCGACTATTTCTTGTAATACAAACATAGTGAATAATGCAATCGCATTACCAGTGAGCGGGGCTAATTGGGGAAATTCAATTGTCCTATTCGCCTTTTTTTCTAATTCTTCAAGATTCAAAACACCACAAGTGTCTAAACAATCATGGTTTTTATGGCAATTCATCAGCTTCGCCTCCGCTTTCGTTGATACTTATAATATATTCATCAGATTGGATTTTGTACCTATAGGAGAAGCGTAGGGCTTGAGATTATTAATAATCCTCTTATTAGTATGAAATTCCCTGGTTAATTGTTTTATGGCATTTTTTGCAATAGTACACTTTTTTTGACAAAAAAGATATTTATATACAGGGAATTAATGGATTTGGTAGAATGTTGTTTTATATATAAATTCTTAAGGGATTGGACAGGAATTATTACACGGCATTATGAAAAATTATTTTTAGTTATTTAAAAGGGCTGGAATATGAGAATTGGGCAGGGGAGGGGAATGTTGTATGCTCAGGAATCAAAAAGGTTGGATATTAGTAGATTCATTAATTGGTATGATTTTCTTGGGTGTAGCGCTTATATCTATATTAGGAGCGTTTACTCAATTCGTAAGTACAACAAGTACAACTAGGAATAATAATAATGCTGTAAGAATAGCACAACAAATCTCAGAAGAGCTAAAAGTTAATGATGGTTCTAAAAGTGCTCCGTTTGATCTGACAAAATCACCAACTTATCAAAATTCTCCAACTATAAATGGAATAAAATATAAAGTTGAAATTGTAACTAGTGGGTTTGTAGATACAAATACACGATTGCAGCCTGTTAAAATAACAGTTTCTGGAGGAAGTTCTTCAGTGTCTTTAGTTAGGTATTATTACTCTAATTCTAATTAGGAAGGTGATTTATGAATAATAAAGGCTTCACTTTAATTGAAATGTTAGTGGGGATTGCAATATTTATAATTCTTATTGGCGCAGTTTTAGATATCTTTGCATTTTCCATGAAATCCTATAATTATTCATACGCCCAAATAGGACAAGTCCAAGACAACCGTCAAATATTGCTTAATATAACAAATAATCTACAGAACGCTACAGATATTGATCCTCTAAGTAGTCCATTTCAAGAAATACGGTTTTCCATTGGCACTGATAGTTACAAAATAGCTTTTGATACAAATAATAGCGCTGTTACTTTCACTAAAAATGGTTCCATCAAAAGTGTAGGGCAGAAAAAGATTGAGTATTTAATATTTACACCTAGCATCACCACTGAAGAAAGGTGGCGAATCGATATCTCGTTGAAGTTTAAAAATGATACAAATATATATAGATCATCGGTAGTAACCTTAAATAAAATTACAAATCAAGTTATTTTCTAAATAGGATGGTGCTTATGAAATCACAAAGAGGATCTGTAACGCTTTTGGGACTTATGACTATGGTAATTGGATTAATTTTATTATCTAGTATTTCTTCTATGGCTTTTAGCGCAATAAAAACAGGTATCGTAGATCACGATGTGCTACAAGCCCAATATGCAGCAGAAGCAGGAAATAAGAGAATCATTTCATCTTTTAATAGTGGTAATACTCAAATTGATAATTGGGTTGATTCCATAAGTAATATTAATTGGCAGACCTTAAATGGTGACTCAAAGGCACAATATCATACTAAAATATCGTATCAAGCGAATGCCAGTATGGCTGCTAGTCAAATTAATCCACTATCAGCAATTACATCGGGGATATACACCATAGAATCCATAGGTAAAGTCGGTAATATTACAAAAACGGTTACTACAACCATAACCTTAAAAAAAGGCGGAAATGATTTATTTAGCAGGTATTCCGTATTCTCAAGAGGAGATTTTTCTATATATGGAGGGTCTTCGTCAGCGCCGATAATTTATGATATTGCTACTACTGGTACAGCTACAGTAAATAGCGGTAATAAATTTCTCTCTGGTAAAGTATATGGCTTAGAAAGTCAACCTGGTTCTAATACATATTATCCTAACGGTGGTACTGATTGGTATGTACAGGAGACGGCTGATAAAATAGGCAGTTTGGAGATCTCTATACCAAAAGTTCCTTCTACGAATTTAACAAATCCTACTGCACTACCTATTACAGATAAAGGTCAGTATTATAATCAGACATGCGACCTTAAAAAAGATTACTATATCTGCGATGGCTCTTATTTAGTAAATGGGATTAGCAAGATTAACGCAATTAGTGCTAATCCTGTAGTTATTACTATTCATGGTGACTTGAAATTAGATACAAGTGCTAGCATTACTGGGGATAAAGTCAGTATTTACGTTGATGGTGATTTTGATATGGCTAATAATAGTTCTATTAGCGCATCTGATTTAAGGATTTATGTAACTGGTAAAATACATCTTACAAATTCTGCTACGATAAAAGCCAATGATGCAACTATACAAACTACTAGTTTAGCTGGTTATGCTTTGGTAGGCGATAATACTAGTAGCATTATCACCTCAGGCAATACATATATATACGCTAATAATGGCGGTGTCAACCTGACAAATAATTTTACTATGCAAAATAGTGGTGGCGAAGTTATAATGCAAGGTGCTTTCAAAATAGACAACCAAGTACAAGCGTCCAATACTTTTTTTGTTTCTAGCAGCGGAGAGTCTTATATAACTGGAAGTTCAGGAACTGTTTGGCCTAAGACGGTTTCATCTCCTCCTACAAGTATTGCTGGAGCTTATACCAATGGAAGTTTGAAGATTGATGGTTCTCCGATTTTTAATAGTCAACGATCATCAATAGAAATGCCTGGAGGAGAATCTTCGTCAGGATCTATTAATGTAAACTCTTGGAGTGTTAAGTAAAGCTTCATACAAGTCAAATATGGAAACTCCCTAGGTTTTATTACTTAAGGAGTTTTTATATTTTAAGAATGGTAAAGCGTGAGAACGATTTTTGGAAGGGGAAAGACGAAAAATGTCGAATTATAGCATTTAAATAGAAAGAGGTGGATATTATGTTTAAAAATGCAAAAGTTCGCACGAAGATTCTTTTGGGATTTGTTTTGGTTCTAATCATGATGGTAATTAGTATGGGAATTACGTTCTTTTGTTTAGGAGAAATGACACAAGCAACAAATTATATTGTAGAGGATGCCATTCCTATGGGCAGAATAACAGAGCAAGTGTTTGTGGACCTTCTCAATCAGGAGACTGGAGTACGTGGGTATATTGCGAGCAATGGTGACGAAAATTTTTTAGGGGCCTTTAACAATGGTCGAAAAAACATTGCCGTCTCACTAAAAAACCTAGAACCCTACCTCATCAAACATCCAGGTATGAATAAAATTATCAAAGAAGAAGCGATACCTGCGATAGATGCGATTCACAATTACTTTGATAGCCAGATCAACTTAGTTAAGTCGGGGAAACTGGAAGAAGCCCGAAAGCGTCTTGGAGAGGGGAAATCCCTATTTGCAAAGGCCCGTGAAGTAAAGGAAAAAATAGATGCAGATATTGACGTTATTACGAAACGAGACTGGGATAGCTCGTTGGCAGCAAGTTCAAAAGCTAAGTGGAGTGCCGGCTTAATCTTTATTATCAGTTTTATCTTGAGTTCAACGATCGCGCTATTACTTGCCAGACAAATAGCTACTCGTCTTCGGATTGACGTGGAGGCACTACGGGAAGTTGCAGCTGGAAATCTTGGGATAGCGGAAATACATATTAAAAGTAATGATGAGATAGGTGAGATAGGTTTAGCGATTAATAACACTGTTAAGAGTCTGAGAACTCTTGTTAATACAGTGGCTCAATCGACACACCAAGTAGCTGCCTTATCAGAAGAGTTAACTGCAAATGCTGAACAGTCAGCTCAAGCTGCTACCCAGGTAGCAACCTCCATCATGAGCGTCGCCAGCGGTGCGCACCATCAGACAGAGGTGGTTACTAAAGGTTCGGTATTTGTCGAGGAAATGTCAGAAAACGCACAGAAAATTGCCTCCAATACCACTGAGGTGGCCCACGCATCTCAAAAAGCAGAGGCAGCTGCAAAAGAAGGTGCTTTAGCTATAGGCAATGCCATAGTGCAGATGACAAGTATCGAAAAGTCTGTAACTAATTCAGCGACGGTAGTCACCAAACTAGGTGAGCGATCCAAAGAAATTGGTCAGATCGTTGAGACGATTTCCGCCATTGCAGGACAGACTAATTTATTGTCACTAAATGCAGCAATTGAAGCGGCTCGTGCTGGAGAACAGGGAAGAGGATTTGCAGTAGTGGCGGAAGAAGTGCGAAAGCTGGCTGAGCAATCACAAAAAGCTGCGAAACAAATTGCTACTCTTATTAGTGAAATACAGGATGAAACCGATAACGCTGTACAGTCTATCAATGAAGGAACTCGCGAAGTCAAATCTGGTACAGAAATAGTTAATTTTGCAGGCTCGTCATTTGATCAAATAGTATCGTTGGTTAACCAGGTGACTAATCAGATGCAAAATATTTCGGCATCTACTCAGCAAATGGCGAAGGGGAGTCAGCACGTCGTCGATGCGATCTATGAGATAAATGAGGTGAGTAAAGAAACTGCTGGGGAAACCCAAACAGTCTCGGCAGCAGCGGAGGAACAATCTGCATCTATGGAAGAAATCGCTGCTTCCAGCGAATCCCTTGCAAAGCTAGCAGAGAATCTTCAGACTGCAGTTCAGGAATTCAAGCTTTAAAAGTCTTCTGTCCTGTGACTAAAGTGTCTAAAAAAGCTATTAATAGTAATAAATAACAAGCTCCTGCGAAGGTATATCAACCTTGCAGGAGTTTGTTTATTACTTGTAAATAAAAGGCTTACAATGTTATTTAAGATTGTAAGCCTAGCTTAGTCGTGCTTATTTTTTTATGACTATATAAATATAAACATTCATATACTATATCAGAGGTGAGTTTGTGAAAGTGTATGCTTATATTGGCACCTATTACGACTCAGCACATGGCTTTCAAGTACATGTGTTACAGTGTTTACGAGAAAAACCCAAGGACATTGATGTGCAAGAATTCGAAGTGGAAAGCGTAGAGAAGTTGTTTTACGACGGTGAAAAAATAAGGGTACTTAACTGAGGCTTAATAGCCTCTATTTTATTATTACGTTCTGGACTAAAAGAAATTGCCCGACGAATGAATTGTGGGAGATCGCAAATTAATGTAAAGCGCACTAGCGATTGTTTTGAAGATGAAAAGTGGAATATTAGTTACAAATATGGTAAAGATATCCACAAAATACATGTGTTACCAACAGAGTTATCCACAGGACCAGGAGGCGTGACTTAAAGTGATCCACCTACCTGATAGCCTTAATGCGGACGCGGGTAAGCTTGCTAACTACTCAGATAAAGAATCATAAACATTTTGGTTTGATGTAACTGCGGGATCATCTCGTAAGAGTAATTTCTTTTTGTCATTCATGATGGCTGCATCCATTTCTTTATTGACTAACATTAGGTTAGGTTTGTTACTTGTTTTAATGTTGTCCGGAAATTTAAGATAGGAGCCATTATCTCTATAAGTCATATTTATCACCTCATAATTAGTCTATGGATTCTAGCTATTTCTATGCTGCTTTTTGAAAAGTGCGCCTTCCAAGTAATTCAGAGCAA is a window of Pelosinus sp. IPA-1 DNA encoding:
- a CDS encoding type II secretion system protein — protein: MNNKGFTLIEMLVGIAIFIILIGAVLDIFAFSMKSYNYSYAQIGQVQDNRQILLNITNNLQNATDIDPLSSPFQEIRFSIGTDSYKIAFDTNNSAVTFTKNGSIKSVGQKKIEYLIFTPSITTEERWRIDISLKFKNDTNIYRSSVVTLNKITNQVIF
- a CDS encoding methyl-accepting chemotaxis protein; translated protein: MFKNAKVRTKILLGFVLVLIMMVISMGITFFCLGEMTQATNYIVEDAIPMGRITEQVFVDLLNQETGVRGYIASNGDENFLGAFNNGRKNIAVSLKNLEPYLIKHPGMNKIIKEEAIPAIDAIHNYFDSQINLVKSGKLEEARKRLGEGKSLFAKAREVKEKIDADIDVITKRDWDSSLAASSKAKWSAGLIFIISFILSSTIALLLARQIATRLRIDVEALREVAAGNLGIAEIHIKSNDEIGEIGLAINNTVKSLRTLVNTVAQSTHQVAALSEELTANAEQSAQAATQVATSIMSVASGAHHQTEVVTKGSVFVEEMSENAQKIASNTTEVAHASQKAEAAAKEGALAIGNAIVQMTSIEKSVTNSATVVTKLGERSKEIGQIVETISAIAGQTNLLSLNAAIEAARAGEQGRGFAVVAEEVRKLAEQSQKAAKQIATLISEIQDETDNAVQSINEGTREVKSGTEIVNFAGSSFDQIVSLVNQVTNQMQNISASTQQMAKGSQHVVDAIYEINEVSKETAGETQTVSAAAEEQSASMEEIAASSESLAKLAENLQTAVQEFKL
- a CDS encoding aspartyl-phosphate phosphatase Spo0E family protein, whose protein sequence is MDEVQKIEQLIEELRTRLHRQAKGKCLTDPDVVKASQDLNKMLNEYERLLSKKCKLES